TGGACCCTTCTGTAACGCTTGAAATTGAGCTTACTGTAAACAAAGGTCGTGGTTACATTCCAAGCGAAGAGAACAAAAACCCTGATGCGGCTGTAGGCGTAATCGCTATCGACTCGATCTACACCCCAATCAAAAACGTAAAATATACCATCGAGAACTACCGCGTTGAGCAAAAAACCGACTATGAGAAATTAGTTCTGGATATTGCTACCGATGGTTCTGTTCACCCAGAGGATGCCCTGAAAGAAGCAGCAAAAATCCTGATCCAGCACTTTATGCTGTTCAGTGATGAGAACATGATGCTGGAAGCTCAGGCTAAAGAAGAAACCAAAGAGGTTGACGAAGAGATCCTGCACATGCGCAAGATCCTGAAAACCGAGCTGGTTGATCTTGACCTGTCTGTACGCGCATTAAACTGCTTGAAAGCAGCTGACATCCGTAGCCTGGCTGACCTGGTATCTTATGACGTTGCCGACATGCTGAAATTCCGCAACTTCGGTAAAAAGTCACTGACTGAGATTCAGGACCTGGTAAAATCTAAAGGCTTATCTTTCGGCATGAACCTGTCGAAATTTAAACTGGACGAAGAGTAATCTTTTTAAGAGAGTGGTGAGTAGAGAATGGTGAATGGTTTCACTTTCAACTCACTCACTACTCACTTATTCACTAATAACTAAAATAGGCATAATTCCGAGGGCTTGACAGCAATGCCGCCCGACGGTATGCACGTGCCGCAAACAACAAAACAAAAATGAGACACGGTAAAAAAGTAAACCACCTGGGCCGTACCGACAGCCATCGCAAAGCGATGATGAGCAACATGGCCACTTCACTTATCCTGCACAAACGTATTACTACTACTTTGGCTAAAGCTAAAGCACTGCGCGGATATGTTGAACCATTGATTACCAAATCAAAAAGCGATACTACGCACTCTCGTCGTACCGTATTTAGCTACCTGCAGGACAAAGATGCTACAAACATCCTGTTCCGCGAGGTTGCTGAGAAAGTAGCTAACCGTCCGGGCGGCTACACCCGTATCATCAAATTAGAAAACCGTCTGGGTGACAACGCCGAGATGGCTCTGATCGAGCTGGTTGACTACAACACTGTTTACACCAATGGTGAAGCTGCTGTTGCTAAAAAATCAACCCGTCGTCGTGGTGGTGCTGGTAAAGCTAAAACTGCTGCTCCTGCTGCTGAAGCAGTTGTTGCAGAAGAAGCACCAGTTGCCGAAGCTCCAGCTGTAGAAGAAGCCCCAGAGGCTCCAGAAGCACCTGCTGCTAACGAAGAGAATGCAGAAAAAGGCGAGTAATTAACTCCCGCTTTTTAAAGCATAAGAAAACGGCCCGATCAATTTGATCGGGCCGTTTTTGTTTTGGAGTATATTTTCTGGTTTATTTCTTTCCCGTTCTGCTCAATTGGCGGGAATTGAATGTTGTTTTGATCCCTGCCAGAAATAGTGCCCCACGATAGGCATAGTCGGTAGTATGGCTGTTGTATGAGCGATAGCCGGGATAAGTGCTTGACGAGGTGCTGAATTTGTATCCCACGCCTGCGTAAACATCAAGAAAAAATATTGGGGAGTTGGTTAGTCGGCCCTGGATGGTGCAATTAACCAGCATGCTGTGTATTTTCAGTACATCGTTAAAAGAAGCATAACGGTAATAACGCTGACCATCTTCCTGGAAGGGAATGAAGCCTTTGTCGCTGTAACCCACGTTTATACTGCGCAGTGTAGCGCCTGCATTAAACATGAGCGGGCTGTTGATAAGCTTGCCAAAGTATTTTTTGCCGTATAAACCCAGACCGACCCCGGTAATTTTATCACGATTAAAGCCCAGGCTATAATAGTCGGAAAGATAAACCTCTGGTGTTAGTTCGATGCCGAAGCTTTTCTGTAAAGGCTTCACCTCAATCCATGTTTTAAAACAGTTATTGAAAGCAAACAGAAACTCGGTGCCGATGCTATAGTCGGTGCCCTTCAAGGTAGAATCAGGCTTGGTTTGGGCTTTTAAATTAATGCTGCCAAAAAGGAGCATTAACAGGATAAGGTATTTGTACAACGTGATATTAGTTAAGTTTAAGTTTGCTGATCTGAACAAGCGCACCAGTTGAGTAGTCAAACTGATATAGTCCATCTGGTCCGGCGGCGGCCAACTTACCGTTTTGAGCTGCCAGGGTGGTAGACGCTATGGGTAATGTGAGCTTTAAAACAAGGTTGGCCGGATTGCTGGCATCATAATATTTTAAGCC
This region of Mucilaginibacter yixingensis genomic DNA includes:
- a CDS encoding DNA-directed RNA polymerase subunit alpha, which produces MAILAFQKPDKVIMQKSTDFDGTFEFRPLEPGFGVTIGNALRRILLSSLEGYAITSVRFSGVTHEFSTIKGVVEDVTEIILNLKQVRLKKTGESGDSEKIFVIINGQEAFKAGDITKFSNNFSVLNPDLVVCNMDPSVTLEIELTVNKGRGYIPSEENKNPDAAVGVIAIDSIYTPIKNVKYTIENYRVEQKTDYEKLVLDIATDGSVHPEDALKEAAKILIQHFMLFSDENMMLEAQAKEETKEVDEEILHMRKILKTELVDLDLSVRALNCLKAADIRSLADLVSYDVADMLKFRNFGKKSLTEIQDLVKSKGLSFGMNLSKFKLDEE
- the rplQ gene encoding 50S ribosomal protein L17, which encodes MRHGKKVNHLGRTDSHRKAMMSNMATSLILHKRITTTLAKAKALRGYVEPLITKSKSDTTHSRRTVFSYLQDKDATNILFREVAEKVANRPGGYTRIIKLENRLGDNAEMALIELVDYNTVYTNGEAAVAKKSTRRRGGAGKAKTAAPAAEAVVAEEAPVAEAPAVEEAPEAPEAPAANEENAEKGE